Genomic segment of Streptomyces alboniger:
GGTCGTCGAGCGTCTCGCCGTCGGCGTAACGCTCCTTGTACTCCTGGGTCAGCGCGCGCAGCTCGGCGTCGGAGAGGCTGACGAAGTCCTCTTCGATGGAGTTGACCTGGTCCGCGATGCGGTGCAGCTTGCGCAGGATCTTGCCTTCGCCTGCACGCATGATCTTCGAGAGGACGGACACGGGGGTTGGTCTCCTTGCCGGTCGGGCCTGGCATGGTCGGTTTTACTCGTAGGGCAACGGTCATCGTATGCGAGGACCCGGCTGCGCCGGGAGGTCTGCCATGAGGTCAACGGGCGAGGGGCGCCGAAGGTGCCGGGTTGTGCCCCTGAGTGCTCCGTGAGCAGTGATCAGGAAGGGCCGGTAAAAACCCTGGCCCCCAGGACGGCACCCCCGCATCATCGCTTGATGGAGCCCGTCACACTCACCACCGAACGCCTGAACCTGCGCGCCTTCACACCCGAGGACGTCGACGAGGTCTACGAGGCCTGCCAGGACCCCGAGATCCAGCGCTGGACCACGATCCCCTCGCCGTACGCGCGCGTGGACGCCGAGAACTTCGTCGGCCGCATGGTCCCGGACGGCTGGCGCAACGACCGGGAGTACACCTTCGCCGTACGCCCCCGGGGCGGCGGCCCCCTGATCGCGGCCACCAGCCTGCACCACCCGCGCTCGGGCACCTGGGAGGTCGGCTACTGGACGGCCAAGGAGCACCGGGGCCGCGGCTATATGACGGAGGCCGTGCTCGGCCTCGCCCGCTGGGCCTTCACGGACCTGCGCTGCCCCCGGCTCGAATGGCGCGCGGAGATCGGCAACACCGGGTCGCGGGCGGTCGTGGAGAAGGCCGGTTTCACCGTCGAGGGCGTGCTCCGCTCGAGCCTGCTGAACAAGGGCACGCTCCGGGACGGCTGGGTGGGCGCCCTGCTCCCCTCGGACATCGCCATGCCGTCCCCGCAGCCGTACCTGCCCGCGAAAACCTGAGGCTCAGCACGCCGCCGAAACCCTCCCTGGCCGGGTGGGATATCCCACCCGACTGTCAGTGCCTCCCCCTATCGTTTCGACCATGACGAGCCTGCCGCGCCCCGCCACCGAACTCTCCGCCGACGACGCCCGGCGCATCGCGCTGCGCGCCCAGGGCTTCCTCGGTGCCCCGGACCGCAAGTCCGGCGTGCGGGGCGTCCTGCGGCACCTCGGCGCGGTCCAGCTCGACACGATCTCGGTCCTGGCCCGCTCGCACGAACTCATTCCGTACGCGCGTCTGGGCCCCGTGGGCCGCGACACGGTCGAGGCGGCGTACTGGACCCGGACCCACGCGTTCGAGTACTGGTCGCACGCCGCGTGCATCCTGCCCGTCGAGGAGTGGCCCCACTTCGCCTTCCGCCGCCGCGCCTACCGCTCCCGCCCGCACTGGCACCACGACCTGCCCGACGGCGCGTACGACCAGGTCATCAAGCAGCTGCGCGCCGAAGGCCCGCTGACCGCCACGGAGTTGGGCGGCGCGAAGAACAAGGGCGAGTGGTGGGACTGGTCCGAGTCGAAGATCGCCGTCGAGCGCGCGCTGATGTACGGCGAGGTGGTGTGCACGGAGCGCCGTTCCTGGAAGCGGGTGTACGACCTGGCGGAGCGCGCGATCCCGGAAGCGCTGCTGCACGACGACCTGAGCGACGCGGAGTGCCTGCGCCGCCTGGTGCGCCTGGCCGGTGAGGCGCTGGGCGTCGGCACCCGCGCGGACATCGCCGACTACCACCGTCTCAAGGGCGAGCAGTTCGACGCGGTGGTCGCGGACTCGGGCCTGGTGCCGGTGACCGTCCAGGGCTGGTCCAAGCCCGCCTGGGCGGACCCGAAGGCCCTGGAGTCGGCGCCCCGCGGCCGGCATCGCACGACACTGCTCTCGCCGTTCGACTCCCTCATCTGGGAGCGGGCGCGCACGGAGCGGATCTTCGGCTTCACCCACCGCCTGGAGGCGTACGTGCCCAAGCCGAAGCGGATACACGGCTATTTCGCGATGCCCCTGCTCGCGGGCGGCAGGCTCCTCGGCCGGGTCGACCCCGCGCGCGAGGGCTCCACCCTGGTGGCCAAGCAGGTCTCCCTCGACACCCCGAAGGCGGTCGAGCCGATGGCTCAGGCGCTGGTGGAGGCGGCGTCCTGGGTCGGCAGCGATTCCGTACGGGTGGAGCGGGTCGACCGCCCGGAGCTGACCGCACCGCTGATCGCCGCGGTCCGCCAACGGATCTGAACGGATCCGGAGGAGACCGGCTAGCGGATCTCGAGGATCTTCTCCCGCATCGCGTAGACCACGGCCTCCATCCTGGAATGCAGCTGCAGCTTCTCCAGGATGTTGCGCACGTGGTTCTTCACGGTGTTCTCGGAGATGAACAACTCCTTGGCGATATCGCGGTTGTTCATCCCGGTGGCGACCAGTTTCAGCACTTCGAGCTCGCGATCCGTCAGCCGGGGCGCGGGCACGAGTCTGCGCTCGTCGGTGCGCTGGATCATCGATTTGAACTCCGTGAGGAGCTTCGATGCCATGGAGGGGCTGATCTGGGACTGCCCGTCTGCGACCGCGCGAATCGCGGTGGCCACCTCGTCCGTGGAGATCTCCTTGAGGAGATAACCGGTGGCACCCGCCTTGATCGCGTCGTAGAGGTCGGCCTCCTCATCGCTTATGGTCAACATGATGATCTTGGCGCTGGGTGCCACCTCCTTGATGGAGGTGCACGCCTCGATGCCGCCGCGTTTCGGCATGCGTACGTCCATGAGCACGATGTCGGGCAGCAGATCGGCGGCCTTGTCCACCGCCTCGGCGCCGTCGCCCGCCTCGCCGACGACCTGGATGTCCTCCTCGGCGGCGAGGACGATCTCCAGGCCGCGGCGGAAGAGGGCGTGGTCATCCACCACAAGGACCCTGATGGGCTCCTTGCGCGGGGCGCTCGCGTCCGTGCCGATGCCGATGCCGTCCCCGGCACCTTCGTGACGCATCGGTCCGAAGCTGTCCGCCATCGTTCCTCCCCCATGAAGGCCGTGGCCTGTTGTGCCTCTGCTGCGCCAACCCGAGGCGGCAGCACGCCGGTTGGCCGGCCCGCCCATGATTTCATGCCCGGCGCCCGCGCGGTGCGCGCACTGGTCGCACGAGGGTGCCCCTGGGGGCGCACAGAGCGCTCCAGGGGCACCACCACGGCGGTCGGGTGCGGTGTCAGCCGCCGAGAGCCCCGCCTCCGCCGCCCGTCTCGACCTGGGCGACCATCGGGTCGGTGTTGAGGCGGATGACGCCGTAGTCGTATGCGTGCCGTCGGTAGACGACGCTCGGTTCCTTGGTTTCGGAGTCGACGAACAAGTAGAAGTCGTGTCCGACCAGTTCCATCTCGTAGAGCGCCTGGTCGAGCGACATGGGTGCCGCGACGTGCGTCTTCTCGCGGACCACGAGGGGGCCTTCGCCCTGGATCTCCAGCGAGCCGATCCTCTTGACCGGCACGCCCTCGGGCTCTTCGTCGCGTACGACGGTGCCGTCTCCGTTGAGC
This window contains:
- a CDS encoding GNAT family N-acetyltransferase, with protein sequence MEPVTLTTERLNLRAFTPEDVDEVYEACQDPEIQRWTTIPSPYARVDAENFVGRMVPDGWRNDREYTFAVRPRGGGPLIAATSLHHPRSGTWEVGYWTAKEHRGRGYMTEAVLGLARWAFTDLRCPRLEWRAEIGNTGSRAVVEKAGFTVEGVLRSSLLNKGTLRDGWVGALLPSDIAMPSPQPYLPAKT
- a CDS encoding winged helix-turn-helix domain-containing protein, translating into MTSLPRPATELSADDARRIALRAQGFLGAPDRKSGVRGVLRHLGAVQLDTISVLARSHELIPYARLGPVGRDTVEAAYWTRTHAFEYWSHAACILPVEEWPHFAFRRRAYRSRPHWHHDLPDGAYDQVIKQLRAEGPLTATELGGAKNKGEWWDWSESKIAVERALMYGEVVCTERRSWKRVYDLAERAIPEALLHDDLSDAECLRRLVRLAGEALGVGTRADIADYHRLKGEQFDAVVADSGLVPVTVQGWSKPAWADPKALESAPRGRHRTTLLSPFDSLIWERARTERIFGFTHRLEAYVPKPKRIHGYFAMPLLAGGRLLGRVDPAREGSTLVAKQVSLDTPKAVEPMAQALVEAASWVGSDSVRVERVDRPELTAPLIAAVRQRI
- a CDS encoding response regulator produces the protein MADSFGPMRHEGAGDGIGIGTDASAPRKEPIRVLVVDDHALFRRGLEIVLAAEEDIQVVGEAGDGAEAVDKAADLLPDIVLMDVRMPKRGGIEACTSIKEVAPSAKIIMLTISDEEADLYDAIKAGATGYLLKEISTDEVATAIRAVADGQSQISPSMASKLLTEFKSMIQRTDERRLVPAPRLTDRELEVLKLVATGMNNRDIAKELFISENTVKNHVRNILEKLQLHSRMEAVVYAMREKILEIR